The following proteins are co-located in the Rhea pennata isolate bPtePen1 chromosome 2, bPtePen1.pri, whole genome shotgun sequence genome:
- the CMBL gene encoding carboxymethylenebutenolidase homolog, producing the protein MANEANPCPCDIGDKFVYEGCGQEVQVEHIKAYVCKPSGKSDKAVIVIHDIFGWQLPNTRYMADLLTANGYIAICPDFFVGQEAWKPSNDWASFDDWRKTRDCNKIDKEVDVILKYLKEQCGAKKIGVVGFCWGGAAVHHLMLKNPHLRAGVSVYGVISLFEDAYSLLHPTFFIFAEKDDYIPLEQVTLLEQKLKENCKVEHEVKIYPGQTHGFVHRKREDINPQDKPYIEQGRKDMINWLNKYI; encoded by the exons ATGGCGAATGAAGCCAACCCCTGCCCGTGCGATATTGGAGACAAATTTGTCTATGAGGGTTGTGGGCAGGAAGTACAAGTCGAGCACATCAAGGCATATGTTTGCAAACCATCTGGAAAATCAGACAAAGCTGTGATTGTGATTCATGATATATTTGGATGGCAACTCCCAAACACCAGATATATGGCTGATCTGCTCACAGCTAATGGATACAT agcCATCTGCCCAGACTTTTTTGTGGGACAGGAAGCTTGGAAACCTTCTAATGACTGGGCTTCTTTCGATGATTGGCGGAAAACTCGAGATTGCAACAAAATAGACAA GGAAGTTGACGTCATCTTGAAGTACCTAAAGGAACAATGTGGCGCAAAGAAGATTGGGGTCGTTGGGTTTTGCTGGGGTGGAGCAGCAGTACATCATTTGATGCTGAAAAATCCTCATTTAAGGGCTGGGGTGTCTGTCTATG GAGTGATTAGTCTTTTTGAGGATGCATACAGTTTACTTCATCCCACcttcttcatttttgctgaaaaagatGATTACATTCCACTGGAACAG GTtaccctgctggagcagaagcTTAAGGAAAACTGTAAAGTTGAACATGAGGTTAAAATTTACCCTGGACAAACTCATGGCTTTGTACATCGCAAAAGAGAAGATATCAATCCTCAAGATAAACCTTATATTGAGCAAGGAAGAAAGGATATGATCAACTGgctgaataaatacatttag